One Entelurus aequoreus isolate RoL-2023_Sb linkage group LG09, RoL_Eaeq_v1.1, whole genome shotgun sequence genomic window carries:
- the LOC133657046 gene encoding carcinoembryonic antigen-related cell adhesion molecule 5-like produces the protein MWCFIFICLVGCTAKTASASCPVEMSPGEVVVPFGGFFSVTCRALSDQVRGMGWESPFGGTGFKEGVTNVTLHVDSLRGWRVNTICFANLRNGTQCSKILPVTAYKMADNVTISSEYAAKPMMEDFIYSFYCRVIKVAPARKVTVQWFKGNQSLDLMPEPGVGNHEPVDLMFKQDLQLLGEDDGAQVRCEATLDLRPSGPRLHAVSSEPIQLIVLYRPTFHQDDENLSLPVGGNMTLNCRARGNPAPQYSWTLPAPLKMRTENQAILTSSFQHPGTYQCTAANSQGAAVKRFTVSEAPRDRTTFTTLVVVFVALGVLLAIGGLLSVTPHGMFSCKKSSYISGRPTSGPV, from the exons ATGTGGTGCTTCATATTCATCTGCCTAGTCGGCTGTACAG CAAAGACGGCGAGCGCCTCCTGTCCGGTGGAAATGAGTCCCGGGGAAGTGGTGGTGCCCTTCGGCGGCTTCTTCTCCGTCACCTGCAGGGCCTTATCTGACCAAGTGAGAGGTATGGGCTGGGAGTCTCCATTTGGGGGCACCGGATTTAAGGAGGGCGTGACCAACGTCACCTTGCACGTCGACTCCTTGAGAGGATGGCGAGTGAACACAATCTGCTTCGCCAACCTCAGAAACGGCACTCAGTGCTCCAAGATTCTCCCCGTCACCGCTTACA AAATGGCCGACAACGTGACCATAAGTAGCGAGTACGCCGCCAAGCCCATGATGGAGGACTTTATTTATTCCTTTTATTGTCGGGTTATAAAGGTAGCGCCGGCACGTAAGGTCACGGTGCAGTGGTTCAAGGGGAACCAAAGCTTAGACCTGATGCCAGAACCAGGGGTTGGGAATCATGAGCCGGTGGATTTGATGTTCAAGCAGGATCTGCAGCTCCTAGGTGAGGACGATGGAGCGCAGGTGCGCTGTGAGGCCACGCTCGACCTGCGGCCATCAGGGCCCAGACTTCACGCCGTGTCCTCTGAGCCAATCCAGCTGATTGTGCTTT ATCGGCCCACCTTCCACCAAGATGATGAGAACCTGTCACTTCCTGTCGGGGGCAACATGACTCTAAACTGCAGGGCCCGGGGAAACCCAGCGCCACAATACAGCTGGACTCTCCCGGCCCCCCTGAAGATGAGGACGGAAAATCAAGCCATCCTGACCTCGTCTTTCCAGCATCCTGGCACTTACCAGTGCACCGCCGCCAATTCCCAGGGCGCCGCTGTCAAACGCTTCACAGTCAGCGAAGCTCCAA GGGATCGAACAACCTTCACAACGCTGGTGGTCGTGTTTGTGGCTTTGGGAGTTCTTCTCGCCATCGGCGGCCTTTTATCTGTCACTCCTCATGGAATGTTTTCTTGCAAAAAGAGCAGCTATATTAGTGGACGACCCACGTCTGGTCCCGTATGA